The Romeriopsis navalis LEGE 11480 genome segment TTTCACATTAAAACATATATTTTTATGCGGTGGTATTGTGTTTGGATGAGACCACAAATCTTTATAAACCCTTTTTAAACCATTCAAAGAATAATAATGGGTCAAGTTCAGAGTTTTATCGGACTGGGCGCCGGATAAAAATCAGGAAGAGGTCAGCCTCAATCACATCTAGTCATTGAGGCTTGAATTATGGCTAAGGATTCCCCACTGTATTTGCCTGGTTCCAATCAGATTGAAAAATGTGAGCTTGGATGAAATAGGCATCCCATAAGCGACTGCAAAATACAACTAATTTCAAACCAGCCCATAAAACCGTGTACACACATCGTCAAGCAAAACATTTACTGAGACTTCGCCTGCACCTTTTTTTCAATCGCCTCAATCATCAGTGCAGCAATATCCTTCCCTGTCGCAGCTTCAATCCCTTCGAGTCCGGGCGAGGAATTTACTTCCAAGACCTTCGGTCCAGTTGAGGATTGGAGAATATCAACTCCTGCAACCTGTAAACCCATGGCTTTTGCCGCCGCGATCGCCGTCTTCTTTTCATCGGGAGTGAGCTTGACTAGCGAGACTTGACCACCTAAATGCACATTGGCTCGGAACTCATCAGGATCAGCCGCTCGACGGAGCATAGTGCCGACAACTTTACCGTCAATCACAAAGCAACGGAGGTCAACGCCCTTCGCTTCTTTGATATATTCCTGAACCAAGATATCCGCTTTCAAACTCTTGAACGCATTAATCACACTTTCCGCCGCTTTCGTGGTTTCAGCCAGCACGACACCAACGCCCTGTGTACCTTCTAATAGTTTGACGATCAAAGGCGCACCCCCAACCATTTTGATTAAATCCTTTGTATCTTGAGGTGAATTGGCAAAGCCCGTCACAGGCATACTGATGCCCTTAGCCGAAAGCAATTGGAGGCTCAGTAACTTATCGCGTGATTGGGTAATGGCGGTTGCATCATTGAGACAATACACTCCCATACTGTGAAATTGTCGGGTGACGGCACAGCCATAAAAGGTAATGGCCGGACGAAGCCGGGGAATCACAGCATCGATATTGCTTAAAACGTTACCGCCACGTAGGTGGATCTCTGGTTTGCTATGACTGACGTTCATGTAGCATTCACGCACATTGACGAAAATCATTTCATGGCCACGGGCTTCACCCGCTTCGATGATACGACGGTTGGAATAAAGCGTCGCATTACTGGCCAGCAGCACAATTCGAAGCGCTGATTTTGCTTTAGTGGGTGGTGTATAGCTTCGCTTGGCGATCTCATCATCTGCCTCACGGTGCAAAAAGCTGACGGATGGGTCAACTAAGATGCGATCGCTCATCGCCTCACGCCCCAAAAGCATGCGGTAGCCCATGGCATCACGATTCGTCAGGGTTACTTCAATCTCCCACCGTTGTTCACCCAAAATAATCGGTGTGAGGATAACAAAGCGATTTTCACTAACGCCATTAGAACTTTTTACCGCCCGCTGGTCGATGACCTTTGCCTGACAATGCTGGGCAATTCGACGATTTTTCTGGATCGGATGAATATCAAAGCGAACATGAGTTTGCCCGTCTAATTCAAATGCCTGGATATTGTAAGCATGGAGGGATGAAGTTTTGGCTCCAGAGTCAATCCGCGCTTTGATCAGTGGCAACTGTAAATCTGGGAGTTCAACCCATTCTTCACAACCAATAATCAGCTTTTTGCTGGATTCTTGTGCACTTCCGGCGTTGGTCATAATTAGTGAACCTAGTGATTGATATGTGAGAGTTATGAGACCTGCTTGACTGACAAAAGAATTAAGCTGGAATGTGCTTGAGGACAGTAAATTCACGGTTTAGTGATTGATTGTATTGACGTTTGGAAGCCATTGCCGGTTCAGGATCGGATGCACTCGATAGAAATC includes the following:
- the rimK gene encoding 30S ribosomal protein S6--L-glutamate ligase, whose protein sequence is MTNAGSAQESSKKLIIGCEEWVELPDLQLPLIKARIDSGAKTSSLHAYNIQAFELDGQTHVRFDIHPIQKNRRIAQHCQAKVIDQRAVKSSNGVSENRFVILTPIILGEQRWEIEVTLTNRDAMGYRMLLGREAMSDRILVDPSVSFLHREADDEIAKRSYTPPTKAKSALRIVLLASNATLYSNRRIIEAGEARGHEMIFVNVRECYMNVSHSKPEIHLRGGNVLSNIDAVIPRLRPAITFYGCAVTRQFHSMGVYCLNDATAITQSRDKLLSLQLLSAKGISMPVTGFANSPQDTKDLIKMVGGAPLIVKLLEGTQGVGVVLAETTKAAESVINAFKSLKADILVQEYIKEAKGVDLRCFVIDGKVVGTMLRRAADPDEFRANVHLGGQVSLVKLTPDEKKTAIAAAKAMGLQVAGVDILQSSTGPKVLEVNSSPGLEGIEAATGKDIAALMIEAIEKKVQAKSQ